A region of Dioscorea cayenensis subsp. rotundata cultivar TDr96_F1 chromosome 5, TDr96_F1_v2_PseudoChromosome.rev07_lg8_w22 25.fasta, whole genome shotgun sequence DNA encodes the following proteins:
- the LOC120262075 gene encoding putative EG45-like domain containing protein 1 isoform X1, which produces MSHSNHHKKKLCFCNWLLILKSCKHASQVPQSPPLLPPPPPPPPPPDICRRRYRSILWPTISSCTLTSTATVCYGDDPSQFPADNIFAAAGDGIWDNGACCGRQYLVRCLSSSPESCIADQTIRVEVINQASMLDSNPSLNGTTMTLSDAAFLQIANKSSPVINIEFTQI; this is translated from the exons ATGAGCCATTCAAACCATCATAAAAAGAAGCTTTGTTTTTGCAACTGGCTTCTGATTTTAAAGTCGTGCAAACATGCCTCTCAAGTTCCTcaatctcctcctcttcttcctcctcctccaccaccaccaccaccaccagacATCTGCCGACGTCGGTACCGCAGCATATTATGGCCCACCATATCTTC TTGTACATTAACATCCACAGCAACAGTTTGTTATGGTGATGATCCAAGTCAATTTCCAGCAGATAACATTTTTGCTGCTGCTGGGGATGGAATTTGGGACAATGGAGCATGCTGTGGGAGGCAGTATTTGGTGAGATGTCTCAGTTCATCCCCAGAATCATGCATTGCTGATCAAACCATTCGAGTTGAAGTCATAAACCAGGCATCAATGTTGGACTCTAATCCTTCACTGAATGGCACCACCATGACCCTCTCAGACGCTGCATTTCTGCAAATTGCCAATAAATCTTCTCCAGTTATCAATATTGAATTCACACA GATCTGA
- the LOC120262075 gene encoding EG45-like domain containing protein isoform X3: MPLKFLNLLLFFLLLHHHHHHQTSADVGTAAYYGPPYLHNIFAAAGDGIWDNGACCGRQYLVRCLSSSPESCIADQTIRVEVINQASMLDSNPSLNGTTMTLSDAAFLQIANKSSPVINIEFTQI; the protein is encoded by the exons ATGCCTCTCAAGTTCCTcaatctcctcctcttcttcctcctcctccaccaccaccaccaccaccagacATCTGCCGACGTCGGTACCGCAGCATATTATGGCCCACCATATCTTC ATAACATTTTTGCTGCTGCTGGGGATGGAATTTGGGACAATGGAGCATGCTGTGGGAGGCAGTATTTGGTGAGATGTCTCAGTTCATCCCCAGAATCATGCATTGCTGATCAAACCATTCGAGTTGAAGTCATAAACCAGGCATCAATGTTGGACTCTAATCCTTCACTGAATGGCACCACCATGACCCTCTCAGACGCTGCATTTCTGCAAATTGCCAATAAATCTTCTCCAGTTATCAATATTGAATTCACACA GATCTGA
- the LOC120262075 gene encoding EG45-like domain containing protein isoform X2, with amino-acid sequence MPLKFLNLLLFFLLLHHHHHHQTSADVGTAAYYGPPYLPTVCYGDDPSQFPADNIFAAAGDGIWDNGACCGRQYLVRCLSSSPESCIADQTIRVEVINQASMLDSNPSLNGTTMTLSDAAFLQIANKSSPVINIEFTQI; translated from the exons ATGCCTCTCAAGTTCCTcaatctcctcctcttcttcctcctcctccaccaccaccaccaccaccagacATCTGCCGACGTCGGTACCGCAGCATATTATGGCCCACCATATCTTC CAACAGTTTGTTATGGTGATGATCCAAGTCAATTTCCAGCAGATAACATTTTTGCTGCTGCTGGGGATGGAATTTGGGACAATGGAGCATGCTGTGGGAGGCAGTATTTGGTGAGATGTCTCAGTTCATCCCCAGAATCATGCATTGCTGATCAAACCATTCGAGTTGAAGTCATAAACCAGGCATCAATGTTGGACTCTAATCCTTCACTGAATGGCACCACCATGACCCTCTCAGACGCTGCATTTCTGCAAATTGCCAATAAATCTTCTCCAGTTATCAATATTGAATTCACACA GATCTGA
- the LOC120260501 gene encoding E3 ubiquitin-protein ligase XBAT33-like → MPPAHRHRSYILRKRAFLGKRVLKQREESLGRRGMGNSLGCSASGERLVSAARDGDLTEARMILEFNPSLTKYSTFSGLNSPLHFVVAKGHCEIVTLLLENGADVNSRNYCDQTALMQACRNGHWEVVQTLLLYRK, encoded by the exons ATGCCACCGGCACACCGTCATCGTAGTTATATTCTAAGAAAAAGAGCATTTCTTGGAAAGAGAGTTTTAAAGCAGAGAGAAGAGAGCTTGGGGAGAAGAGGGATGGGGAACTCGTTGGGGTGCTCGGCCTCCGGGGAGAGGCTGGTGTCGGCGGCGAGAGATGGGGACCTGACTGAGGCCCGGATGATTCTCGAGTTCAACCCAAGCCTCACCAAGTACTCCACTTTCAGTGGCCTCAATTCCCCTCTCCATTTCGTTGTCGCGAAGGGCCATTGCGAG ATCGTGACGCTATTGCTTGAGAATGGGGCTGATGTGAATTCCAGGAACTATTGTGACCAG aCTGCGTTGATGCAAGCTTGCCGAAATGGGCATTGGGAGGTGGTTCAGACTCTGCTGCTCTACAGAAA GTAA